The Fusarium fujikuroi IMI 58289 draft genome, chromosome FFUJ_chr01 sequence GCTTTTGCCGGTTCCAAGGCTGCCGCTGCTTTTGTCCTCGATGTCAAGAACTGGCGATGGGGTTTCGGCTGGATCGCTATCGTTCTGCCGTGTGTCACTATTCCTCTGTTCCTTGTCTTGAAGGTCAATCTTCACAAGGCTTTCAAGAAGGGAACAGTCACCAAGACTCATAGAAGCCGCGGCTTCTTTGGCAGCATCTGGTGGGTCTTCAACGAGTTCGACGGTCAGTACCTCTTTATCAAATTCGTGCAGCAGCGACTCATATTGACTGACAATCACAGTTAtcggcatcttcctcttcggcgGCGGTCTTGTCGTCTTTCTCCTCCCCTTCAACTTGGCTGCACATGCGCCTGACGGCTGGTCTACCGGCTACATCATCGCCATGATCGTGGTTGGCTTCTGCACTCTCGTTTTCTTTGGTGTCTGGGAGTATTGGCTCGCCCCTGTTCCTTTCTTGCAGGGTCGCTTCCTCCTCGATAGGTCTGTCGTTGCCGCGTGCATGATTGATCTTACCTACCAGATCTCTTACTATACTTGGAACTACTTCTTTACTTCATTCTTGCAGGTCGTCGTCAACCTCGGCCCTGCTGAAGCTGGCTACGTCAACTCTACTTTCCAGGTCGTCTCGggcgttcttctcttcatcgtcggctTCCTCATCCGAAAGACTGGCTTCTATAAATGGACCTTTTACTTTGCGGTTCCTATCTACATCTTTGCCCTTGGTCTCATGATCCACTTCCGCGCTCCTAACCAGTACGTCGGATACATCATTATGTGCGAGATCTTTATTTCCATCGGTGGAgctgtcttcatcttggtcaTGCAGCTTGCTGTCCTTGCTGCCGTTGCCCACCAGTATGTCGCTGCTGCGCTCGCTACTTTGTATGTCGCGGGAGGAGTTGGTGGTGCGGTTGGAGGAGCTATCTCCGGTGCCATCTGGACCAACACCTTCATCCCTCAGCTTATGAAGAACCTCCCAGAGTCCGAGCTGGCCAACGCACCACTCATTGCTGGAAACATTGTCAATCAGCTGGCCTACCCCATCAACAGCCCTGCACGGCTTGCCATTCAGGAGTCCTATGGCTTTGCCCAAGTTAGAATGCTTGCTGCCGGTGTTGGTATCgcgtctttgttcttcatctGGGTGCCTATGCTGAGgaacatcaacgtcaagaagctgaagcagacCAAGGGTCTTGTCCTATAGAAAACTCGGCCATTCCACAGATCCCAAGTTGTGGATCTGGATTGCAGCACCGAATCCTTGTTGGACAAAGCCAAAACTTGGTGAACCCCTTGCCTAAGGGATGGTCTTGTATGTGACGGACTAATGATCGTCAAGCAGTTAGTATAGTGCGTTCCATGATGAACGAGTTATTAATGAGGAAGAGACAACTTGGCGAAAAGTAATGGTACAAAGCTATTTTGATTCAGTTTATTTGCCATTCCAAGCGAGACATGTTGACAGGCTACGTGATCGTAATTTGACATCCACGAAGAGGACTATGACACGTATAGATCTGACAGGATAAATGGACCCCAGTTTTCATTGTTCGTGAGGCGAAGCATTGCGAACTTTTTAGCTTGTTGAGGTTATCACGACTTTTAGTTCACGGATAGAGATGTGATAGAAAGGCAGCCCTCGACCCTGAGCTATACGGACCTAACGCAGGCACTCAGTCTATTCTGCAGTAGGACCATGGAGACCATATTTATCCAGTAACTACCTACTTAGATAGGCCTGATGATTCTAGTCGTTTCTCATAGGCAAATATTGGACACATCACCtccacatacgaccatacctaCTAGAGAACTCGGGATCCCGTCTGATCTCCCATAGATAAACTAATAAggggcggattagtagttgggtcggtgacgatcAGCGAATtcccgctgttgtatgtctTTTTGCCCTGCTATTATCTGTGATGCTGTTTCCGCAGTCTGGTGAAGGGGTGTATATGAACGGGTGATCGGGACATATCAGTAGGTAAGCTACTCTAGGCTGCAGAGAGACTGACAACATGGAGGATGATAGCAGGAGATAAAAGCACACTATGGTATAAGAAAAACAAACATATAACATGATTATCCTACCTCTCCCTTCCTTTCAGTCTAAGATTTGGTTGCCTGTTTTGATATCACGCCAATGATCAAATGCAGTCCAACATTTGTTCGGACAGACATTGATTTCGTTTCCATTCAATGTTGATGGTTATGTAAGGAGATACAAACAAAGCCCATTGTACGGCAAATCACCTGGGATAATTGTTCCCCAAGGCTGTCTCCCAATCCACGACAACCGGTCAAACAAAACAAGTCTAGACGCCAGTCATTCCAACCTATCTGTGATATGAGCATCAGCCAACGTAGAGATCATCCATGTATTCATTTCGTCTGATATGCTGTAACGGCAGATTTATAATCTTCATATATCGTGCCAAAACTGGTGCCACTCCACTATCACCAAAACACGCGCTCGGTCATCATGCAGATGATCGcacctttttctttatcaATTTCCTTCTCGAGATACTAAATAGGATATGCCCTGCCAACGCCGGATACCTTGGCGCTCCCTGTACTGGACGTAGCTTGCTGTACTGGTTCTGGTGCCGAACTTAGtagaccttcttcttctcgtcaatgCTGAACTGGCCAGGGCCGCtgttgacgagaagcagGAGACCACCAACGATAGATAGAATCTGGAAAAAGTCGTACTTGGCAAAGTCCTTGTGGGGGTGGTGTTCGTGGAGCTGTACGACTTGTTAGCATTCTATATACAATCGGCACACCCCGCAAGTTACTCACTGTCCAAAAGTTGTTGAccaagaggttgaagatgctcaggatgacaacaagaagagtgGCACTGTACTTGGCTTTGAAGCCAACAACGACCATGACGCAGGAAATTCCTCCGAGCGAG is a genomic window containing:
- a CDS encoding related to major facilitator MirA, which gives rise to MSALAKIREGLAREDNTAVAHTLAPHEKEIEETPEIITETGPGHDKEATAGALSPDDKGNDSDVPSEDVQTGVKEIQAITLTWGKGSLAALLCLIWTLFLISGFRGSFYLVLVPYVTSEWQTHSLMTTIPIVSDAMTAACYIPMAKALDVWGRAEGFLLMSGFATLGLILMAVSQNLATFCAAQVFYSVGWGGMIYAVGVLAADASNLRNRGLAFAFTSSPYMITAFAGSKAAAAFVLDVKNWRWGFGWIAIVLPCVTIPLFLVLKVNLHKAFKKGTVTKTHRSRGFFGSIWWVFNEFDVIGIFLFGGGLVVFLLPFNLAAHAPDGWSTGYIIAMIVVGFCTLVFFGVWEYWLAPVPFLQGRFLLDRSVVAACMIDLTYQISYYTWNYFFTSFLQVVVNLGPAEAGYVNSTFQVVSGVLLFIVGFLIRKTGFYKWTFYFAVPIYIFALGLMIHFRAPNQYVGYIIMCEIFISIGGAVFILVMQLAVLAAVAHQYVAAALATLYVAGGVGGAVGGAISGAIWTNTFIPQLMKNLPESELANAPLIAGNIVNQLAYPINSPARLAIQESYGFAQVRMLAAGVGIASLFFIWVPMLRNINVKKLKQTKGLVL